The Burkholderia ambifaria AMMD genome has a segment encoding these proteins:
- a CDS encoding DHA2 family efflux MFS transporter permease subunit encodes MSSSSPPGPLTGARLAIGTIAVSLAMFMNVLDSSIANVAIPTISGELGVSVDEGTWVITIFAAANAVSIPLTGWLTQRFGQVRLFVTSILLFVFASWLCGIAPNLPTLLAARILQGAVAGPLAPLSQALLLGAWPRQKSATALALWSMTALVGPIAGPSLGGWITYDYNWSWIFYINIPVGFFAAAVTWFVFRDRESPVRRLPIDTVGLLLLVLWVASLQIMLDKGKDLDWFNSPVIVALGIVALVGFAFFLVWELTEANPIVDLRLFTQRNFAGGTIAISVAYGMFFGTLVLLPQWMQGYLGYRAIDSGLATAPLGIFAILLTPVMGRILPRTDPRYLATFAFVGFAVVFMMRTTFYSDVSHWDLVLPTLLQGIPMAMFFVPLTAIILSGLPPEKIPAAAGLSNFGRTFCGAVGTSLISNAWNDRTILHHVRLTEQASPGNPIFAQQLDSARSLLHLSPDSALAFFNTSVDSQAAVMGLNDIFYVSAIIFIAIIPLIWITRPSRSGGDDAGAAAAGAH; translated from the coding sequence ATGTCCTCTTCCTCACCGCCCGGCCCGCTGACGGGCGCCCGCCTCGCGATCGGCACGATCGCGGTTTCGCTCGCGATGTTCATGAACGTGCTCGACTCGTCGATCGCGAACGTCGCGATCCCGACGATCTCGGGCGAGCTCGGCGTGTCGGTCGACGAAGGCACGTGGGTGATCACGATCTTCGCGGCCGCCAACGCCGTGTCGATTCCATTGACGGGCTGGCTCACGCAGCGCTTCGGCCAGGTGCGCCTGTTCGTCACGTCGATCCTGCTGTTCGTGTTCGCGTCGTGGCTGTGCGGGATCGCGCCGAACCTGCCGACGCTGCTCGCCGCGCGCATCCTGCAGGGTGCAGTGGCCGGGCCGCTCGCGCCGCTGTCGCAGGCGCTGCTGCTCGGCGCATGGCCGCGGCAGAAATCGGCGACGGCGCTCGCGCTGTGGTCGATGACCGCGCTCGTCGGCCCGATCGCGGGGCCGTCGCTCGGCGGCTGGATCACCTACGACTACAACTGGTCGTGGATCTTCTACATCAATATTCCGGTCGGTTTCTTCGCGGCGGCGGTCACGTGGTTCGTGTTCCGCGATCGCGAATCGCCGGTGCGCCGCCTGCCGATCGACACGGTCGGTCTCCTGCTGCTCGTGCTGTGGGTTGCGTCGCTGCAGATCATGCTCGACAAGGGCAAGGATCTCGACTGGTTCAATTCGCCCGTCATCGTCGCGCTCGGCATCGTCGCGCTGGTCGGCTTCGCGTTCTTTCTCGTGTGGGAGCTGACCGAAGCCAATCCGATCGTCGACCTGCGGCTCTTCACGCAGCGCAATTTCGCGGGCGGCACGATCGCGATCTCGGTCGCGTACGGGATGTTCTTCGGCACGCTGGTGCTGCTGCCGCAGTGGATGCAGGGCTATCTCGGCTATCGCGCGATCGACTCCGGGCTCGCCACCGCGCCGCTCGGGATCTTCGCGATCCTGCTGACGCCGGTGATGGGACGCATCCTGCCGCGCACCGATCCGCGCTACCTCGCGACGTTCGCGTTCGTCGGTTTCGCGGTCGTGTTCATGATGCGCACGACGTTCTATTCCGACGTGTCGCACTGGGATCTCGTGCTGCCGACGCTGCTGCAGGGCATTCCGATGGCGATGTTCTTCGTGCCGCTCACCGCGATCATCCTGTCGGGGCTGCCGCCGGAGAAGATTCCCGCGGCCGCCGGCCTGTCGAATTTCGGCCGCACGTTCTGCGGCGCGGTCGGCACGTCGTTGATCAGCAATGCGTGGAACGACCGGACGATCCTGCATCACGTGCGGCTCACCGAACAGGCGAGCCCGGGCAACCCGATCTTCGCGCAGCAGCTCGACAGCGCGCGTTCGCTGCTGCACCTGAGCCCCGATTCGGCGCTCGCGTTCTTCAATACGTCGGTCGATTCGCAGGCGGCCGTGATGGGGCTGAACGACATCTTCTACGTGTCGGCGATCATCTTCATCGCGATCATTCCGCTGATCTGGATCACCCGGCCGTCGCGCTCGGGCGGCGACGACGCGGGCGCGGCGGCAGCGGGCGCGCATTGA